One genomic window of Evansella cellulosilytica DSM 2522 includes the following:
- a CDS encoding methyl-accepting chemotaxis protein: protein MGNFLKHFKISTKLNMIMLSILIIFAFVVGFVVQQQVTEGVKGAAAEKAANDLELANYMLNYYYPGDWDLRDGALYKGNEVMNEDFEIADKIGETTGGLVTIFQENMPITTNLLINDERAISSEATGTTVEVVLENGENLYGEANILGTDMQTAYMPLRTSSGEVVGMLFIGASQEFINETIASIMGVVSIVLGLIIIFAVAIIFLYSRNMAKRLNRVNNALESAGHGDFTAEITDKSGDEIGSLTTSYNRMKDNLKDLIQQVAETSHHVASSAEQLTASALETRAATDTITESIQKVAVGSEQQLENTKTTSDVVINISSGIDQMATHIEEVNRTSTNLSTKASDGSNVIDKTVQQMNTIQMRTTSTAKLVEELGNKSNRIGEIVSLITSVAEQTNLLALNAAIEAARAGEHGKGFAVVADEVRKLAEQSGDSALQITEMIKEIQQDIEESVKAMGDGRLAVEEGIQYVGEAGSSFKNISSSVESVSTQLEEVTKSVRDMTTNTTAMVQSIESIKDSTEEAAGYTQNVASSAEEQNASMEEITASSQTLSKMAEDLQAAIKNFKL, encoded by the coding sequence TTGGGGAATTTTTTAAAGCATTTTAAAATAAGTACTAAACTAAATATGATTATGCTATCAATTTTAATTATATTTGCCTTCGTTGTAGGGTTTGTAGTACAGCAACAAGTGACTGAAGGGGTAAAAGGAGCAGCTGCAGAAAAAGCAGCTAATGATCTCGAACTAGCAAACTATATGCTAAATTACTATTATCCAGGAGATTGGGACTTACGAGATGGTGCCCTCTATAAAGGCAACGAAGTGATGAATGAAGACTTTGAAATCGCGGATAAAATTGGAGAAACAACTGGTGGCTTAGTAACTATTTTCCAAGAAAACATGCCTATTACAACGAACTTGTTAATAAATGATGAGCGAGCTATTAGTTCTGAAGCTACTGGAACTACAGTAGAAGTCGTACTAGAAAACGGCGAAAACCTTTATGGAGAAGCTAACATTTTAGGGACTGATATGCAAACAGCCTACATGCCGCTTCGAACTTCGTCTGGAGAAGTTGTTGGTATGCTATTTATTGGTGCTTCTCAGGAATTTATTAATGAAACAATTGCTTCCATTATGGGAGTCGTAAGTATCGTCTTAGGTTTGATCATCATTTTCGCAGTAGCAATTATTTTCTTATACTCTAGAAATATGGCTAAGAGATTAAACCGTGTTAATAATGCTTTAGAATCCGCTGGCCACGGAGATTTCACCGCAGAAATTACAGATAAATCGGGAGATGAAATAGGCTCTTTAACCACTAGTTACAACCGCATGAAGGATAATTTAAAAGACCTTATTCAACAAGTAGCAGAAACCTCTCATCACGTTGCATCATCTGCAGAACAATTAACAGCAAGTGCACTTGAGACGCGAGCTGCTACAGATACAATTACGGAATCAATTCAAAAGGTTGCTGTTGGTTCTGAACAGCAATTGGAAAACACGAAAACTACTAGCGATGTCGTTATTAATATCTCATCAGGTATTGATCAAATGGCGACTCATATTGAAGAAGTAAATCGTACTTCTACAAATCTATCTACAAAAGCCAGTGATGGTTCTAATGTCATTGATAAGACCGTACAACAAATGAATACCATTCAAATGAGGACAACTTCAACAGCGAAATTAGTAGAGGAATTAGGAAACAAATCTAATAGAATTGGTGAAATTGTTTCATTAATAACAAGTGTTGCTGAACAAACAAACTTATTAGCCCTAAATGCTGCAATTGAAGCAGCTAGAGCAGGCGAACACGGAAAAGGCTTTGCTGTAGTAGCTGACGAAGTAAGAAAGCTTGCAGAACAATCCGGAGACTCTGCATTACAAATTACAGAAATGATTAAAGAGATACAACAAGATATTGAAGAATCTGTGAAAGCAATGGGCGATGGACGTCTTGCGGTAGAAGAAGGAATACAATACGTAGGAGAAGCTGGTTCTTCCTTTAAAAACATATCCTCTTCCGTCGAATCCGTCTCAACTCAATTAGAGGAAGTAACTAAGTCAGTAAGGGATATGACAACAAACACTACTGCGATGGTACAATCCATTGAAAGTATAAAAGACTCAACTGAAGAAGCAGCAGGATATACACAAAATGTAGCATCTTCTGCAGAAGAACAAAATGCTTCAATGGAAGAAATTACAGCATCATCACAAACATTATCAAAAATGGCAGAAGACCTCCAAGCAGCCATAAAAAACTTTAAACTTTAA